The Pseudomonadota bacterium genome includes a window with the following:
- a CDS encoding ferredoxin, whose product MNVAIDPQRCVCSGYCARLAPTVFRLASPKPTEVAVASPPEALREAVREAAELCPTKAIKFIE is encoded by the coding sequence GTGAACGTCGCCATCGATCCCCAGCGATGCGTTTGCAGCGGCTACTGCGCCCGTCTCGCGCCTACGGTCTTTCGGCTGGCATCGCCGAAGCCGACCGAAGTGGCCGTCGCCTCGCCGCCGGAGGCGCTACGGGAGGCGGTCCGCGAGGCGGCGGAGCTGTGCCCGACCAAGGCGATCAAGTTCATCGAGTAG
- a CDS encoding hydantoinase/oxoprolinase family protein, with product MTILAVDIGGTFTDVCCLYETPEGRRLSWTKEPSTRRDPVQGLVRGVERMLSQVRAQPSEVSHLLHGTTVGTNAVLERRGGRVGMLFTDGFEDTIELGRGDRREIYRLDAEPQTPGFIAPGRRRRGIKERIGANGSVVVPLDQAGVADAVRELVESERIEALAVCLLFSFINPRHELGIRDIVRSLYPDLPVSLSHEVDPVFREYERSCLTAFDAYLRPVMGAYLGNLTDRLREAGLACEVFTMQSRGGLASTRIIANRPFTALLSGPAAGVVGALKLARAGGFDNGITLDMGGTSADIALIATGRALTTSQGRFERYPLRTPMVDITTLGAGGGSIAWVDGAGGLHVGPQSAGSEPGPACYGRGGTEATVTDASIVLGYLSPDYFAGGLRLDPDAAWRSVERIGARVGLSTVQAAHGIHSIVNARIADGTRLVSLKRGYDPREFALVLFGGAGPVNGLAIAEELGMGTAVVPFAPGALCAYGLLAAAVEYDDAATFKVPVEDADPARIEAAFQRLHRVGLERMIADRVPAGEVIHVRTADMRYIGQAFELEVPVGNPVSAEILRHVIESFHAAHRRVYGHAAEDSEVEFVNLRTVHSYRIDRDERPIAFVPAALPKPPQSRRCCFAATGDFVDTPVNLRSDITDGRVLSGPAVIHQADSTTVVRPGWTCRVDAQGNLLLGRKKVG from the coding sequence TTGACGATTCTTGCCGTCGACATCGGCGGGACGTTCACCGATGTCTGCTGTCTGTATGAGACGCCGGAGGGGCGGCGGCTCTCATGGACGAAGGAACCTTCGACCCGGAGGGATCCGGTTCAGGGGCTCGTGCGCGGCGTCGAGCGCATGCTGAGCCAGGTCCGGGCCCAGCCGTCCGAGGTTAGTCATCTCCTGCACGGCACCACCGTCGGTACCAACGCCGTGCTCGAGCGACGGGGCGGGCGGGTCGGCATGCTATTCACCGACGGCTTCGAGGATACTATCGAGCTCGGCCGTGGCGACCGCCGCGAGATCTACCGCCTCGATGCGGAACCGCAGACCCCCGGGTTCATCGCGCCGGGCCGACGCCGGCGCGGTATCAAGGAGAGGATCGGGGCCAATGGCAGTGTGGTCGTGCCGCTGGACCAAGCCGGCGTCGCCGACGCCGTCCGCGAGCTCGTCGAATCGGAGCGGATCGAGGCGCTGGCCGTCTGCCTCCTCTTCTCCTTCATCAATCCCCGGCACGAGCTCGGCATCCGCGATATTGTTCGTTCGCTCTATCCCGACCTCCCGGTGTCGCTTTCCCACGAGGTCGACCCGGTGTTCCGCGAGTACGAGCGGTCCTGCCTGACGGCGTTCGACGCCTATCTGAGGCCGGTGATGGGCGCCTATCTCGGCAACCTCACCGACCGCCTCAGGGAGGCCGGCCTCGCCTGCGAGGTCTTCACCATGCAGTCGCGCGGCGGCCTCGCCTCGACCCGTATCATCGCCAACCGCCCCTTTACCGCACTCTTGTCCGGGCCCGCCGCCGGCGTGGTCGGCGCGTTGAAGCTCGCTCGCGCCGGCGGGTTCGACAACGGCATCACGCTCGACATGGGCGGCACCAGTGCTGACATAGCGCTGATCGCGACCGGGCGAGCGCTGACCACCTCGCAGGGCCGCTTCGAGCGCTATCCGCTGCGGACGCCGATGGTCGACATCACCACGCTTGGTGCCGGCGGCGGCAGCATCGCCTGGGTCGACGGTGCCGGCGGCCTGCATGTGGGTCCGCAAAGCGCCGGTTCCGAGCCCGGACCGGCCTGCTACGGACGCGGCGGGACGGAGGCGACCGTGACCGATGCCAGCATCGTGCTCGGCTACCTCTCCCCGGACTATTTCGCCGGTGGCCTGAGGCTCGACCCGGATGCCGCCTGGCGGTCGGTCGAGCGGATCGGTGCACGGGTCGGCCTGTCGACCGTGCAGGCGGCGCACGGCATCCACAGCATCGTCAATGCCCGTATCGCCGACGGCACGCGCCTGGTTTCGCTGAAGCGTGGCTACGATCCACGCGAGTTCGCCCTCGTCCTGTTCGGCGGTGCCGGACCGGTGAACGGCCTCGCCATCGCCGAAGAGCTGGGCATGGGCACGGCGGTCGTGCCGTTTGCGCCCGGTGCGCTGTGTGCCTACGGTCTCTTGGCCGCCGCCGTCGAGTACGATGATGCCGCGACCTTCAAGGTGCCGGTCGAGGACGCCGACCCCGCCCGGATCGAGGCGGCGTTCCAGCGGCTGCACCGGGTCGGCCTGGAGCGCATGATCGCCGACCGGGTCCCCGCCGGCGAGGTCATCCACGTCCGTACCGCCGACATGCGCTATATCGGCCAGGCCTTCGAACTCGAGGTGCCGGTGGGCAATCCCGTCAGCGCCGAAATCCTCAGGCACGTGATCGAGTCGTTCCACGCGGCCCACCGCCGGGTCTATGGCCATGCGGCGGAGGATTCAGAGGTCGAGTTCGTCAATCTGCGCACGGTCCACTCTTACCGCATCGACAGGGACGAGCGTCCCATCGCCTTCGTACCGGCGGCGCTGCCGAAGCCACCTCAGAGTCGTCGCTGCTGCTTTGCCGCCACCGGCGATTTCGTCGATACTCCGGTCAATCTTCGCTCCGACATCACCGACGGGCGGGTTCTGAGCGGACCGGCGGTCATCCATCAGGCGGACAGCACCACCGTGGTGAGGCCGGGTTGGACGTGCCGGGTGGACGCCCAAGGCAATCTCTTGCTCGGTAGGAAGAAGGTGGGATGA